In one Brassica oleracea var. oleracea cultivar TO1000 chromosome C9, BOL, whole genome shotgun sequence genomic region, the following are encoded:
- the LOC106314709 gene encoding uncharacterized protein LOC106314709, giving the protein MEKDITWPILPGGSDSGDSKRVRMADPGSTVRGESRPVKLPKIEENGDVGSTSDATKVPVDSQMADVTINDLDRKTNACHGVVSVMGRHRAMTTAVSTVVNEIPSYDIFGIFDGLRLAKFFEERLRRLVKEEVASCHSRGVAADWNKVMSSCFSEAVGTVRSAAAKAVVTIIGKEEVVSFCRGGARAVLYSNGEVALPLCHIHIHQVMMFGLQRKSSKEKPPRQTERLDLRCKDHIKTTRDVSDPKRRLLQIDVQEICDNFEKRMMKALKDIRKSHRKSTSTRAPVAEPSLFISEKPKGKSETHVEELKDFSDYLPIFDESDEEPIESLFSCEKNCDLHFLESEFMNDNEQTIVELTVLQPEHPSSLVLSQQVFEEEPLDYPRQGPRLDARNPLDEDLGPIFDEEDEPGPAFDEEATSITSIVMDCHLCFDPDITPASLSPDLQESVLMM; this is encoded by the exons ATGGAAAAGGATATTACTTGGCCCATTCTACCCGGCGGCAGTGACTCTGGCGATAGCAAGCGGGTAAGAATGGCTGATCCGGGATCTACCGTTAGAGGCGAGAGCAGACCTGTGAAACTACCAAAAATCGAAGAGAACG GAGATGTAGGGTCGACATCGGACGCAACAAAGGTCCCTGTCGATTCACAAATGGCTGACGTGACAATTAACGATCTAGACAGAAAAACAAACGCCTGCCACGGAGTAGTGTCGGTCATGGGACGGCATAGAGCTATGACAACCGCCGTTTCTACCGTCGTTAACGAGATCCCGTCTTACGATATTTTCGGAATTTTCGACGGTCTTAGACTAGCTAAATTCTTTGAGGAGAGGCTGCGTCGGCTCGTGAAGGAAGAGGTAGCGTCATGCCATAGTCGTGGAGTGGCGGCTGACTGGAATAAGGTGATGAGCTCATGCTTTTCGGAAGCGGTGGGGACGGTGAGGTCTGCGGCTGCCAAAGCTGTGGTTACGATTATAGGAAAAGAGGAGGTGGTTTCGTTTTGTCGTGGCGGCGCAAGGGCGGTTCTTTACTCTAACGGCGAGGTCGCTTTGCCTCTTTGCCATATCCATATTCACCAG GTTATGATGTTTGGTCTTCAAAGAAAAAGTAGCAAGGAGAAACCCCCACGACAAACT GAACGGCTAGACCTAAGGTGCAAAGATCATATCAAAACGACCAGAGATGTTTCTGATCCAAAAAGGCGATTACTTCAGATTGATGTCCAAGAAATCTGTGACAACTTTGAGAAGAGAATGATGAAAGCCCTCAAAGACATCAGGAAGAGCCATAGGAAGAGCACATCCACACGTGCACCTGTAGCTGAGCCATCATTGTTCATCAGTGAAAAACCTAAAGGTAAATCTGAAACCCATGTTGAAGAGCTTAAAGATTTTTCAGATTATTTACCAATCTTTGATGAATCTGATGAAGAGCCAATTGAAAGCTTGTTTTCTTGTGAGAAAAATTGTGATCTTCATTTTCTTGAATCTGAGTTTATGAATGATAATGAACAGACTATTGTAGAACTAACCGTTTTGCAACCGGAGCATCCGAGTAGTCTTGTTTTGTCTCAACAGGTTTTTGAGGAAGAGCCACTGGACTATCCACGTCAAGGACCACGTCTTGATGCTAGGAACCCCTTGGATGAGGATCTAGGTCCTATCTTTGATGAGGAGGACGAACCTGGCCCAGCCTTTGATGAAGAAGCAACAAGCATCACCTCCATCGTCATGGATTGCCATCTATGCTTTGATCCCGACATAACTCCAGCCTCTTTGTCTCCTGATCTTCAAGA ATCAGTTCTCATGATGTGA